In Candidatus Babeliales bacterium, a single genomic region encodes these proteins:
- the lspA gene encoding signal peptidase II, translating to MMLKSVKKAHITLFLACFIVPLLLDRITKYLIVNEIWETQTITSFFNIYFTYNRGIAWGIGSGLDQQYVMFTTIVVASVLFYFAWYMRLVADNHKMLGSCLLILSGGLSNFFDRLWFGGVVDFIQLHLSGWYFPVFNIADMSITIGALFLSYFFLSDDKS from the coding sequence ATGATGCTCAAATCCGTTAAAAAAGCGCACATTACATTGTTTTTGGCATGTTTTATCGTACCATTACTTCTTGATCGAATTACAAAATATTTGATCGTCAACGAAATATGGGAAACACAGACCATCACATCTTTTTTTAATATTTATTTCACCTACAATCGTGGAATTGCCTGGGGTATAGGCAGCGGGCTTGATCAGCAGTACGTCATGTTTACAACAATTGTTGTTGCCTCTGTCTTGTTTTATTTTGCATGGTACATGCGTCTGGTTGCAGACAATCATAAAATGCTGGGCTCTTGTTTGCTTATTTTATCAGGCGGCCTGTCAAACTTTTTTGATAGGTTATGGTTTGGCGGGGTTGTTGATTTTATTCAGCTCCATCTTTCGGGTTGGTATTTTCCAGTGTTTAACATTGCCGATATGAGCATTACCATTGGCGCACTGTTTTTAAGTTATTTTTTCTTGAGTGATGATAAATCGTGA
- the pheT gene encoding phenylalanine--tRNA ligase subunit beta, with translation MKILLSWLLDYLDCCLSDINVDTLVHLFNTRTAEIESFERVQCDPSAMFLCKIVSVDFQKVSVHCQELNNSFELPARPDAVIGKIYLISKDENSWRWVNLSEFHREKDGHFPAVSVSEKQYVDGSWREKIAPVDYVLEVDNKSINHRPDLWGHYGVAREIAAFLNLKLKPLNAVLAQRPVAQSSKSSSLQLSIQDEQGCTRFAALACNDVHSKDSQIWMAIRLLRVDAKPINGVVDITNYVMFDIGHPMHAFDARSFDKKEMVISKAKVGETLQLLDGQTIKLTTQDTVVSDGTRPVALVGIMGGKDSGFTQGTKNIILEAAGLDPAVIRKTAQHFKLRTEASIRFEKHLDPMQNVTAIQRFLYLAEQEGILSDGQEAIVSVGKTFEPIVCEITHEFIEKRIGIPFTSEFVETTLKALGFQVAFDKTSGVYHVTVPTSRTTKDIGIQEDILEEIIRSYGFENVAQQLPLRSMAPFSLQVVNNVARIKNHLAFALSMHEVRDYLLYDASFTDRLTLNLDSAVKVRNPLSQNWTTLVTSLIPHLLKGVELNAAGKDNIRLFECNRIWSKQDTAISELKSVAGIIFDKKSVDFYACKNQLQSLFDLFSLEVIWQKPLGAVPAWYDGHKVAQLFVGDQVIGWVGMMSTQWMHSIVSGSAFIFELDEEFLQLQQPQKKLFKPWSKYQDVTYDMSLLIPLRVTVDELKNDIARAHELICSVELVDFFEKEEWAGHRSVTFRYTISNAEKTMTKKELEEVTESVQKVVKKHDAQIR, from the coding sequence ATGAAAATATTACTTTCGTGGCTTTTAGATTATCTTGATTGCTGTCTTTCTGATATTAACGTTGATACTTTGGTGCATTTGTTTAACACACGAACTGCAGAAATTGAGTCATTTGAGCGCGTACAGTGCGATCCTTCAGCAATGTTTTTGTGTAAAATTGTTTCTGTAGACTTCCAAAAAGTTTCTGTACATTGCCAAGAATTAAATAATTCGTTTGAGCTTCCAGCTAGACCAGACGCGGTGATCGGTAAAATATATCTCATTTCTAAAGATGAAAACTCTTGGCGCTGGGTAAATCTGTCTGAATTTCACCGTGAAAAAGATGGGCATTTTCCAGCGGTATCAGTGTCTGAAAAGCAGTATGTTGACGGATCTTGGAGGGAAAAAATTGCTCCAGTTGATTATGTACTAGAAGTTGATAATAAATCGATTAATCATCGTCCTGATCTGTGGGGACATTACGGCGTAGCTCGTGAAATCGCAGCTTTTTTAAATCTTAAACTTAAACCTTTAAATGCAGTTTTAGCGCAGCGACCTGTTGCTCAGTCAAGTAAATCGTCATCTTTGCAATTATCTATTCAAGATGAACAAGGATGCACTCGATTTGCAGCGCTTGCATGCAACGACGTGCACAGCAAAGACTCTCAAATATGGATGGCGATACGATTACTTCGTGTCGATGCAAAACCAATCAATGGTGTTGTTGATATCACAAACTATGTGATGTTTGACATTGGGCACCCAATGCATGCATTTGATGCACGTAGTTTTGACAAAAAAGAGATGGTGATTAGCAAAGCAAAAGTTGGAGAGACTTTACAGCTGCTTGACGGTCAAACTATAAAATTAACAACGCAAGACACGGTAGTAAGTGATGGGACTCGTCCCGTTGCTCTAGTGGGAATTATGGGTGGCAAAGATTCTGGTTTTACGCAGGGCACCAAAAACATAATTCTTGAAGCTGCTGGACTTGATCCTGCAGTAATTCGTAAAACTGCTCAACATTTTAAATTACGAACTGAAGCTTCAATTCGATTTGAAAAGCATCTTGATCCTATGCAAAATGTTACCGCAATTCAGCGCTTTTTATATCTTGCTGAGCAAGAAGGCATTCTGTCTGACGGCCAGGAAGCGATAGTGTCTGTTGGTAAGACATTTGAGCCGATTGTTTGCGAAATAACGCATGAGTTTATTGAAAAACGTATTGGAATACCCTTTACGTCTGAATTTGTTGAAACAACGTTGAAAGCACTAGGCTTTCAGGTCGCATTTGATAAAACATCGGGTGTGTACCACGTAACGGTTCCAACAAGCCGAACAACTAAAGATATTGGCATTCAAGAAGATATTTTAGAAGAAATTATTCGATCGTATGGTTTTGAAAACGTTGCACAGCAACTGCCACTAAGGTCAATGGCGCCATTTAGCTTGCAAGTTGTAAACAATGTGGCTCGCATTAAAAATCATTTAGCTTTTGCGTTGTCTATGCATGAAGTCAGGGATTATTTGCTGTACGATGCGTCATTTACTGATCGACTGACTTTAAACCTTGATAGTGCAGTTAAAGTGAGAAATCCTTTATCGCAAAATTGGACGACGCTTGTTACTTCCTTGATTCCTCATTTGCTCAAAGGTGTTGAGCTCAACGCTGCTGGTAAAGATAATATTCGTTTATTTGAGTGCAATCGCATCTGGTCAAAACAAGATACAGCTATTTCAGAGCTCAAATCAGTAGCTGGAATTATTTTTGATAAAAAAAGTGTTGATTTTTACGCTTGTAAAAATCAACTACAAAGCTTGTTCGATTTATTTAGCCTTGAAGTAATTTGGCAAAAGCCACTAGGTGCAGTTCCTGCGTGGTACGATGGGCACAAAGTGGCACAATTGTTTGTCGGCGACCAAGTCATTGGATGGGTTGGAATGATGTCGACGCAGTGGATGCATTCAATCGTTTCAGGATCAGCATTTATTTTTGAACTTGATGAAGAATTCTTGCAACTTCAGCAGCCGCAAAAGAAACTATTTAAGCCGTGGTCAAAATACCAAGATGTAACGTATGACATGAGTCTTTTGATTCCGTTAAGAGTTACGGTTGATGAACTTAAAAACGACATAGCTCGCGCTCATGAATTGATCTGCTCCGTTGAGTTGGTCGATTTCTTTGAGAAAGAAGAATGGGCGGGTCATCGCTCAGTAACGTTCCGGTATACGATAAGCAATGCTGAAAAAACTATGACTAAAAAAGAGCTAGAAGAAGTTACAGAGTCTGTGCAGAAAGTTGTAAAAAAACATGATGCTCAAATCCGTTAA
- the rpmG gene encoding 50S ribosomal protein L33, with product MAKKGNRQIIKIKSSASPHFYSTFKNKVNTTGRLEIKKYDPVVRRHVMYKEEK from the coding sequence ATGGCAAAAAAAGGCAATCGCCAAATCATCAAGATCAAAAGCTCAGCAAGTCCACATTTCTATTCAACTTTCAAAAATAAAGTTAACACAACTGGACGTCTTGAAATCAAAAAATATGACCCTGTTGTAAGACGACATGTCATGTACAAAGAAGAAAAATAA